A window of the Cystobacter fuscus genome harbors these coding sequences:
- a CDS encoding ATPase domain-containing protein — protein sequence MSDIEPTEEPVRRVVTGSSGLDALLNGGWVHGGTYMVSGAPGTGKTVLGNQLCFSHVAGGGRAVFITMLSESHERMMTHLRGMRFFRREVIGQSLHYVSAYATLKTEGLEGLSRLLYRAVREHQATVLVVDGLLAAQESAGSVLVFREFLHALGVHNAMAGCTTLVLTNRQENAADPQFAMVDGVLVLEMHLEGLRSVRTLEVTKLRGEPQITGRHVFEINDEGLVVYPRLEAFVPPPREEPAAPARRLGFGVPSLDKMLLGGVPEYSTTLLSGASGSGRTLLGLHFLAEGVRRGEKSLYFGFGETRDRLLAKAQGVGLKLAPALAAGGLVVETRTPVECLPDARAHELLALVEHHQARRLVLDGLELLLHTMDPRRTLGFVTSLLNALRARGVTPLMLQRTPMLFGPREEGPFQGLEALIDNIVFLRYVELRSRLYRMLSIFKMSESPYESTSREFSLSSRGIDVADSSESAENILQGRHRPRAAKRPSTRSRAAPRRPLKRGGRP from the coding sequence GTGAGTGACATCGAGCCAACCGAGGAGCCCGTGCGCCGGGTAGTGACCGGTTCGTCCGGACTGGACGCGCTGCTCAACGGCGGCTGGGTCCACGGGGGAACCTACATGGTCTCGGGAGCCCCGGGGACGGGGAAGACCGTGCTGGGCAACCAGCTGTGTTTCTCGCACGTGGCCGGCGGCGGGCGCGCCGTGTTCATCACCATGCTCTCCGAGTCCCACGAGCGGATGATGACGCACCTGCGCGGCATGCGCTTCTTCCGACGCGAGGTGATTGGCCAGTCGCTGCACTACGTGAGCGCCTACGCCACGCTCAAGACCGAGGGGCTCGAGGGGCTGTCGCGGCTGCTCTACCGCGCGGTGCGCGAGCACCAGGCGACGGTGCTGGTGGTGGATGGACTGCTGGCGGCACAGGAGAGCGCCGGCTCGGTGCTCGTCTTCCGCGAGTTCCTCCATGCCCTGGGGGTGCACAACGCGATGGCCGGCTGCACCACGCTGGTGCTCACCAACCGCCAGGAGAACGCGGCGGACCCGCAATTCGCCATGGTGGATGGGGTGCTCGTGCTGGAGATGCACCTGGAGGGCCTGCGCTCCGTGCGCACGCTGGAGGTGACGAAGCTGCGCGGCGAGCCCCAGATCACCGGCCGGCACGTCTTCGAGATCAACGACGAGGGGCTCGTGGTGTACCCGCGCCTGGAGGCGTTCGTGCCGCCCCCGCGCGAGGAGCCAGCGGCCCCCGCGCGGCGGCTGGGCTTCGGGGTGCCGAGCCTGGACAAGATGCTCCTGGGCGGCGTGCCGGAGTACTCCACCACGCTGCTGTCCGGGGCGTCCGGCAGTGGCAGGACGCTCCTGGGGCTGCACTTCCTGGCGGAGGGGGTGCGGCGAGGAGAGAAGAGCCTGTATTTCGGCTTCGGGGAGACGCGCGACCGGCTGCTCGCCAAGGCCCAGGGGGTGGGCCTGAAGCTGGCCCCGGCGCTGGCGGCGGGCGGGCTGGTGGTGGAGACGCGCACCCCGGTGGAGTGTCTGCCGGATGCCCGGGCGCACGAGCTGCTCGCGCTCGTGGAGCACCACCAGGCGCGCCGGCTCGTGCTGGATGGCCTGGAGCTGCTCCTGCATACGATGGACCCGCGGCGCACGCTCGGCTTCGTCACCTCGCTGCTCAACGCGCTGCGCGCGCGCGGCGTCACCCCGCTGATGCTCCAGCGCACGCCCATGCTCTTCGGGCCGCGCGAGGAAGGGCCCTTTCAGGGATTGGAAGCACTCATCGACAACATCGTCTTCCTCCGCTATGTGGAGCTGCGCTCGCGGCTGTACCGGATGCTCTCCATCTTCAAGATGAGCGAGAGCCCCTACGAGTCCACGTCGCGTGAGTTCTCCCTCTCCTCGCGGGGTATCGACGTGGCGGACAGCTCCGAGAGCGCCGAGAACATCCTCCAGGGCCGGCACCGGCCGCGGGCCGCCAAGCGCCCCTCCACCCGGAGCAGGGCCGCGCCCCGGCGGCCCCTCAAGCGCGGAGGCCGCCCATGA
- a CDS encoding FG-GAP-like repeat-containing protein — translation MTAQPSMAPAVPMPTRPHSVRWGWVWPTWSDPRIPFAAILTLYGVLGFSFFGFNRSPAQMAAIVVSGSALDAGLTWLLHRRKVVPLSGYISCCSLALLLNYSHSSWMLLLPVWLTIGSKYVLTFQGRHVFNPSMFGVATSLLFTRELITAAPAYQWANGEIALSAFIIMAALVLFFFRVGRGWLVVSFLFFYALQTALRAYILRHHLPPEVLFLGTLGAPPFFIFTFYMITDPGTSPARPRDQIILAFALTFVDLLLHLKESVFTFFYAALTCATARFLFLHGRALWRQGPRAYFSGLFSREPLQRFGAVGGLGLALAAGYFLVIAPSASMRPLPFHMERLEASHTGLGSTMGDVLTHVDPRVLHVSKWVLSVGDAVATGDFDGDGRLDVFLSNALKSDGDRAALFRNVGDLRFERVKVPALERIAANYTTDGAAAGGTFVDYDGDGDQDLAIAVAFGPSRLLRNLLRETGSATFEDVTTHAGVGDHSVSLAVTMLDFDRDGHLDFFVANALTTHLPDYGTPTPFNFFHLPAPEYPGDRRMLRFMHNGWHDADNGGLNALYRGRGDGTFEKLDSAAMGLKETRWSLAVSTVDLNQDGWTDLYIANDFGPDEIYLNEQGKHFRRIRGSLFGDIGKDTYKGMNASVADFDRNGWLDVYVSNVHHSLQAEGSLLWMVSPGQEPFVPTFKDEATFRGALNERRFGWGAAAGDLDNDGWPDIVQANGHLDDRLDHLIDSGRKDYWYINHKLMQSGPEVHTYADKWGDIRGRTVYPNEARRAYLNLGDDMPGHFVDVAKELGLEDPDNSRGVLLADLDNDGDLDAVITNQHGPVSVYRNSLREGAGRDQAHFVGLSLVGEGRHTSRSAVGTRVVVSYDEGGRHVEQVQEVGLMGGLGASADPRLHFGVGTHTGPVTATLHWYGGQTQSVQLDVDRYHVIHQPAVTADARDSH, via the coding sequence ATGACAGCTCAGCCGTCCATGGCACCCGCCGTGCCCATGCCCACGCGTCCTCATTCCGTCCGCTGGGGTTGGGTCTGGCCCACCTGGAGCGATCCGCGCATCCCCTTCGCGGCCATCCTCACCCTCTACGGGGTGCTGGGCTTCTCCTTCTTCGGCTTCAACCGCAGCCCGGCGCAGATGGCGGCCATCGTCGTGAGCGGCAGCGCGCTGGACGCGGGGCTCACCTGGCTGCTGCACCGGCGCAAGGTGGTGCCCCTGAGCGGCTACATCTCCTGTTGCTCGCTGGCGCTGCTGCTCAACTACTCGCACTCGAGCTGGATGCTGCTCCTGCCGGTGTGGCTCACCATCGGCTCGAAGTACGTGCTCACCTTCCAGGGCCGCCACGTCTTCAACCCGTCCATGTTCGGCGTGGCCACCTCGCTGCTCTTCACCCGCGAGCTCATCACCGCCGCGCCCGCCTATCAGTGGGCCAACGGGGAGATCGCCCTGAGCGCCTTCATCATCATGGCGGCGCTCGTGCTCTTCTTCTTCCGCGTGGGCCGCGGGTGGCTCGTGGTGAGCTTCCTCTTCTTCTACGCGCTGCAGACGGCCCTGCGCGCGTACATCCTGCGCCACCACCTGCCCCCCGAGGTGCTCTTCCTGGGCACGCTCGGCGCGCCCCCCTTCTTCATCTTCACCTTCTACATGATCACCGATCCCGGCACGTCCCCCGCGCGGCCCCGGGATCAGATCATCCTCGCCTTCGCCCTCACCTTCGTGGACCTGCTGCTCCACCTCAAGGAGAGCGTCTTCACCTTCTTCTACGCGGCGCTCACCTGCGCCACCGCGCGCTTCCTCTTCCTGCATGGCCGCGCGCTGTGGCGCCAGGGGCCTCGCGCCTACTTCTCGGGCCTGTTCTCCCGCGAGCCGCTCCAGCGCTTCGGCGCGGTGGGTGGACTGGGGCTCGCCCTGGCGGCGGGGTACTTCCTCGTCATCGCGCCCTCCGCGAGCATGCGGCCGTTGCCCTTCCACATGGAGCGCCTGGAGGCCTCGCACACCGGGCTGGGCTCCACCATGGGGGATGTGTTGACGCACGTGGATCCGCGCGTGCTGCATGTGTCCAAGTGGGTGCTGAGCGTGGGCGACGCGGTGGCCACGGGTGACTTCGACGGGGACGGGCGGTTGGATGTGTTCCTGTCCAACGCGCTCAAGTCGGATGGGGATCGCGCGGCGCTCTTCCGCAACGTGGGCGACCTGCGCTTCGAGCGCGTGAAGGTGCCCGCCCTGGAGCGCATCGCCGCGAACTACACCACCGATGGCGCGGCCGCCGGGGGCACCTTCGTGGACTATGACGGTGATGGCGACCAGGACCTGGCCATCGCCGTGGCCTTCGGGCCCTCGCGGCTCCTGCGCAACCTGCTGCGCGAGACGGGCAGCGCCACCTTCGAGGACGTCACCACGCACGCGGGCGTGGGCGACCACTCGGTGAGCCTCGCCGTGACGATGCTCGACTTCGACCGGGATGGGCACCTGGACTTCTTCGTGGCCAACGCGCTCACCACGCACCTGCCGGACTACGGCACGCCCACGCCCTTCAACTTCTTCCACCTGCCCGCGCCCGAGTACCCCGGAGACCGGCGCATGCTCCGCTTCATGCACAACGGCTGGCATGACGCCGACAACGGTGGGCTCAACGCGCTCTATCGCGGCCGGGGCGACGGCACCTTCGAGAAGCTGGACTCCGCGGCGATGGGACTCAAGGAGACGCGCTGGTCGCTCGCTGTCAGCACCGTGGACCTGAACCAGGATGGCTGGACGGATCTCTATATCGCCAATGACTTCGGTCCGGACGAGATCTACCTCAACGAGCAGGGCAAGCACTTCCGCCGCATCCGGGGCTCGCTGTTCGGAGACATTGGCAAGGATACCTACAAGGGTATGAACGCCTCCGTGGCGGACTTCGACCGCAATGGCTGGCTGGATGTCTATGTTTCCAACGTGCACCACTCCCTTCAGGCCGAGGGCAGTCTGCTGTGGATGGTGTCCCCGGGACAGGAGCCGTTCGTTCCCACGTTCAAGGACGAGGCCACCTTCCGGGGCGCGCTCAACGAGCGGCGCTTCGGCTGGGGCGCGGCGGCGGGGGATCTCGACAACGATGGCTGGCCCGACATCGTGCAGGCCAATGGCCACCTCGATGATCGGTTGGATCACCTCATCGACTCGGGCCGCAAGGATTACTGGTACATCAATCACAAGCTGATGCAGTCCGGTCCCGAGGTGCACACGTACGCGGACAAGTGGGGAGACATCCGCGGGCGAACCGTCTACCCGAACGAGGCGCGGCGGGCGTACCTCAACCTCGGGGACGACATGCCCGGCCACTTCGTGGACGTGGCGAAGGAGCTGGGCCTGGAGGATCCAGACAACTCGCGCGGCGTGTTGCTCGCGGACCTGGACAACGATGGCGATCTGGACGCCGTCATCACCAATCAGCACGGGCCCGTGTCCGTCTATCGCAACTCCCTGCGGGAGGGCGCGGGCCGGGACCAGGCGCACTTCGTGGGGCTGTCCCTGGTGGGCGAGGGGCGGCACACCTCCCGGAGCGCCGTGGGCACGCGGGTCGTCGTGTCCTATGACGAGGGCGGCCGGCACGTGGAGCAGGTTCAGGAGGTGGGGTTGATGGGCGGCCTGGGCGCCTCGGCGGATCCCCGGCTGCATTTCGGCGTGGGGACCCATACGGGCCCCGTGACGGCGACCCTCCATTGGTACGGAGGTCAGACGCAGTCCGTGCAACTCGACGTGGATCGCTACCACGTCATCCATCAGCCCGCCGTCACCGCGGACGCGCGGGACAGCCATTGA
- a CDS encoding S8 family peptidase → MKASFLKFHVTPTVLLGLSLLVAPCAEAAKVLEPRLSTVKPTTPELDEETPVQRLVVKFHEGTRVRLRGGVMQILSEERDADERGRMQRYHITDVRLNTDVSELQRMVQNVARGRRPERLFREPESTLATRKHLAEELSGKEMADLDLYYELPLEPGMQAADVNELVMQLNALDSVEIAYAEPVSWTASVSAWDARGNVTASYELKQGYLDAAPGGIDARYAWSVPGGRGQGVRLVDVEGAWNNLHEDLPAFFYRGGEQFQSVEWRDHGTAVMGVMVGQDNGYGITGIANRAWAGRQGIATQSMAGAIQHAARAAGRGGVVLVELQAPGPKTLKGCACNLSQCNYVPLEYWRANFDAIAQATAHGVHVVEAAGNGGADLDDPAYHGAFNRAVRDSGAILVGASSATSRVPMCWTNHGSRVDVHSWGEKVVTLGFGDLSALGENRGYTDSFNGTSSAAPIVAGAVAAIQGAAFAAGKGPVPPREMRALLRATGTPQAPSSKNIGPQPNLRRAIQQVLSR, encoded by the coding sequence ATGAAGGCCTCTTTCCTCAAGTTCCACGTAACGCCCACGGTGCTGCTCGGCCTGAGTCTGCTGGTAGCGCCCTGTGCGGAGGCCGCCAAGGTTCTGGAGCCGCGGCTGTCCACGGTGAAGCCCACCACGCCCGAGTTGGACGAGGAGACGCCGGTCCAGCGCCTGGTCGTGAAGTTCCACGAGGGGACGCGGGTGCGCCTGCGCGGCGGGGTGATGCAGATCCTCAGCGAGGAGCGCGACGCGGACGAGCGCGGCCGCATGCAGCGCTACCACATCACCGACGTGCGGCTGAACACGGACGTCTCCGAGCTGCAGCGCATGGTGCAGAACGTGGCCCGCGGGCGCCGGCCCGAGCGGCTGTTCCGCGAGCCCGAGTCCACCCTGGCCACGCGCAAGCACCTCGCCGAGGAGCTCAGTGGCAAGGAGATGGCGGACCTGGACCTGTACTACGAGCTGCCGCTGGAGCCCGGCATGCAGGCGGCCGACGTGAACGAGCTGGTCATGCAGCTCAACGCGCTGGACAGCGTAGAGATCGCCTACGCCGAGCCCGTGTCGTGGACGGCCAGTGTGTCGGCGTGGGACGCCCGCGGCAACGTCACCGCGAGCTATGAGCTGAAGCAGGGCTACCTGGACGCGGCGCCCGGCGGCATCGACGCGCGCTACGCCTGGTCGGTGCCCGGCGGCCGGGGCCAGGGCGTGCGGCTCGTCGACGTGGAGGGCGCCTGGAACAACCTGCACGAGGACCTGCCGGCCTTCTTCTACCGGGGAGGCGAGCAGTTCCAGAGCGTGGAGTGGCGAGACCACGGCACCGCGGTGATGGGAGTGATGGTGGGCCAGGACAACGGCTATGGCATCACCGGCATCGCGAACAGGGCCTGGGCGGGACGCCAGGGCATCGCCACCCAGAGCATGGCGGGCGCCATCCAGCACGCGGCGCGCGCCGCGGGCCGGGGCGGCGTGGTGCTGGTGGAGCTGCAAGCCCCGGGCCCCAAGACCCTGAAGGGCTGCGCCTGCAACCTCAGCCAGTGCAACTACGTGCCCCTGGAGTACTGGCGGGCCAACTTCGACGCCATCGCGCAGGCCACCGCCCACGGCGTCCACGTGGTGGAGGCGGCCGGCAATGGCGGCGCGGACCTGGATGATCCCGCCTACCATGGCGCCTTCAACCGGGCGGTGCGCGACTCGGGCGCCATCCTCGTGGGCGCCAGCTCCGCCACCAGCCGCGTCCCCATGTGCTGGACCAACCACGGCTCGCGCGTGGACGTGCACAGCTGGGGCGAGAAGGTCGTCACCCTGGGCTTCGGCGACCTGAGCGCCCTGGGCGAGAACCGGGGCTACACGGACTCCTTCAATGGCACCTCGAGCGCGGCCCCCATCGTGGCCGGAGCGGTGGCCGCCATCCAGGGCGCCGCGTTCGCCGCGGGCAAGGGCCCCGTGCCTCCCCGCGAGATGCGCGCGCTGCTGCGCGCCACCGGCACGCCCCAGGCGCCCTCCTCCAAGAACATCGGCCCCCAGCCCAACCTGCGCCGGGCCATCCAGCAGGTGCTCTCGCGCTGA
- a CDS encoding DUF3185 family protein codes for MGIVRILGIMLLVAGTVFLVTAWRATDSLVERAAQKLTGRYTDETQRDLAIGGAGVVGGVLLLALGGGKRRR; via the coding sequence GTGGGGATTGTCCGCATCCTGGGAATCATGCTCCTTGTCGCTGGCACCGTGTTCCTGGTGACCGCTTGGCGCGCCACCGACTCCCTGGTGGAGCGCGCCGCGCAGAAGCTCACCGGGCGCTACACCGATGAAACCCAGCGCGACCTGGCCATCGGTGGCGCGGGGGTGGTGGGCGGCGTGTTGCTCCTCGCGCTGGGAGGAGGCAAGCGCCGCCGCTAG
- a CDS encoding GH3 auxin-responsive promoter family protein, with amino-acid sequence MMLSGLRVALAPSALRFHQALSRPERAQAECLSRVLRAVEGTTQTARLPGFPRVRTAREFQDAVPLSTPDSVLADIEAIKAGAPRVLTRAPVSRFEPSGGSSGASKYIPVTQGLLDEFHHALAPMLFELLTARPALRAGPSYWSISPIGRKQGRTPGGIPVGSVEDSAYFPRFLQPLLTRVFAVPGAVAHLPDVDSCRYVTLWFLVAREDLALVSVWNPSFLTLLMDALERHGERLADDLERGMCRPPGGRGGDVEMVLARMRFSPQPRRARVLREALRSGLRGPELWPRLSLLSMWTDAQAAHAVEPVRARFPGVEIQGKGLLATEGVVTLPLFAAPAPVLAVRSHFFEFLEPEHPEARPRLAHELEQGRTYSVLLSTSGGLLRYHLGDLVRVEGFHHATPCLRFLGRADAVSDLVGEKLSAHRVSTVLAATLSRVLGQHPSFAMMAPEWEAPAPPAYRLFVDTDVPEAHLEASARAIEDALCEGYHYRYARELGQLGPVRVLRVTDGARHYEARCIELGQRAGDIKPTDFHRRSGWTAWFSQRGTPS; translated from the coding sequence ATGATGTTGTCGGGCCTCCGGGTGGCGCTGGCTCCATCGGCGCTCCGGTTCCACCAGGCACTCTCGCGTCCCGAGCGGGCCCAGGCGGAGTGTCTGTCCCGCGTCCTGCGCGCCGTCGAGGGCACCACGCAGACCGCGCGGCTCCCGGGCTTCCCACGCGTGCGCACCGCTCGCGAGTTCCAGGACGCCGTGCCCCTGTCCACGCCGGACTCGGTGCTCGCGGACATCGAGGCGATCAAGGCCGGAGCGCCGCGGGTCCTCACCCGTGCGCCGGTGTCTCGCTTCGAGCCCTCGGGAGGCTCATCGGGAGCGTCCAAGTACATCCCCGTCACCCAGGGGTTGCTCGACGAGTTCCACCACGCGCTCGCGCCGATGTTGTTCGAGCTGCTGACCGCGCGTCCCGCGCTGCGCGCCGGTCCGAGCTACTGGTCCATCTCGCCCATCGGCCGCAAACAGGGTCGCACGCCGGGAGGCATTCCCGTGGGCAGCGTGGAGGACTCCGCGTACTTCCCCCGCTTCCTGCAACCGCTGCTCACGCGCGTGTTCGCCGTGCCGGGCGCCGTGGCCCACCTGCCCGATGTGGACTCCTGCCGGTACGTGACGCTGTGGTTCCTCGTGGCCCGAGAGGATCTGGCCCTGGTGAGCGTCTGGAACCCGAGCTTCCTCACGCTGCTCATGGACGCGCTGGAGCGGCACGGAGAGCGGCTGGCGGATGACCTGGAGCGCGGGATGTGCAGGCCTCCGGGAGGGCGCGGGGGAGACGTGGAGATGGTGCTCGCGCGGATGCGCTTCTCGCCCCAGCCCCGGCGGGCCCGGGTGCTTCGGGAAGCCTTGCGCTCGGGATTGAGAGGCCCCGAACTCTGGCCGCGACTGTCATTGCTGAGCATGTGGACCGACGCCCAGGCCGCGCATGCCGTGGAGCCGGTGCGCGCGCGCTTTCCGGGGGTGGAGATCCAGGGAAAGGGATTGCTCGCCACCGAGGGCGTCGTCACGCTGCCCCTCTTCGCGGCCCCCGCGCCCGTGCTCGCCGTGCGCAGCCACTTCTTCGAGTTCCTCGAGCCCGAGCACCCCGAGGCCCGGCCGCGGCTCGCCCATGAGCTGGAGCAGGGACGCACCTATTCCGTGTTGCTCTCCACGTCCGGAGGGCTGTTGCGCTACCACCTGGGAGACCTGGTCCGGGTCGAGGGCTTTCATCACGCCACCCCGTGTCTGCGTTTTCTCGGCCGCGCCGACGCGGTGAGCGATCTGGTGGGTGAGAAGCTCTCCGCCCACCGTGTCTCCACCGTGCTCGCCGCCACACTGTCCCGGGTGCTCGGCCAGCATCCGTCCTTCGCCATGATGGCGCCCGAGTGGGAGGCTCCGGCGCCTCCGGCGTACCGGCTTTTCGTCGACACCGACGTGCCCGAGGCGCATCTGGAGGCGAGTGCCCGGGCGATCGAGGACGCCCTGTGCGAGGGCTATCACTACCGCTATGCCCGCGAGCTGGGACAGCTCGGGCCGGTGCGCGTCCTGCGCGTCACCGATGGGGCGCGCCACTATGAGGCCCGCTGCATCGAGCTGGGCCAGCGCGCCGGGGACATCAAGCCCACCGACTTTCATCGCCGGTCCGGCTGGACCGCGTGGTTCTCGCAACGAGGAACGCCTTCATGA
- a CDS encoding aromatic ring-hydroxylating oxygenase subunit alpha, producing the protein MRNPTDASPLALVTTPAVDLEAEADLSRCGALKDYWYVACLSSELTSREPLARTFFGTRVVLFRDERGQPVALLDRCLHRNARLSAGAVFGGRLGCPYHGWVYDGSGAVVEVPSLGPSQCGEALDAQGHARAGLQVRPCDLGRVRRFDTLEQDGLVFVFMGGDSRRARRPAFRVPFWGEPEWNVYFMVTRFPNGVTNLVENFMDVPHTVFVHEGWFRRKARKRVPATVKRAEGSVLVTYKQEQDTVTGLGRLFNPGGLPMVHTDHFFAPNVTRVDYMWGERSGFAINSQITPISPTDSLVYTAISYRLPYDLPRALVGQALKPLVRWYTTQVIRQDVEVMKVQREGLLNGPGGGVFSGTEADLLHADIEAYRRWLLEGGEGAGPVDEERDIAFWI; encoded by the coding sequence ATGAGGAATCCCACCGATGCTTCGCCGCTCGCGCTCGTCACCACGCCCGCCGTGGACCTCGAGGCCGAGGCGGACCTGTCCCGCTGTGGCGCGCTCAAGGACTACTGGTACGTGGCGTGTCTGTCCTCGGAGCTGACCTCGCGCGAGCCGCTGGCGCGCACCTTCTTCGGCACGCGGGTGGTGCTCTTCCGTGACGAGCGGGGCCAGCCCGTGGCTCTGCTCGACCGGTGTCTGCACCGCAACGCGCGCCTGTCCGCGGGGGCTGTCTTCGGGGGACGGCTGGGCTGCCCGTACCATGGCTGGGTGTATGACGGCTCGGGGGCGGTGGTGGAGGTTCCGTCGCTCGGACCGTCGCAGTGTGGCGAGGCGCTGGACGCGCAGGGGCATGCGCGCGCGGGCCTCCAGGTGCGCCCGTGCGACCTGGGCCGGGTGCGGCGCTTCGATACGCTGGAGCAGGACGGGCTCGTGTTCGTCTTCATGGGAGGCGATTCACGGCGTGCGCGCCGTCCCGCCTTCCGGGTGCCGTTCTGGGGCGAGCCCGAGTGGAATGTCTATTTCATGGTGACGCGCTTTCCCAACGGGGTGACGAACCTCGTGGAGAACTTCATGGACGTGCCGCACACGGTCTTCGTCCACGAGGGGTGGTTTCGCCGCAAGGCGCGCAAGCGCGTGCCCGCCACGGTGAAGCGCGCGGAGGGCAGCGTGCTCGTCACCTACAAGCAGGAGCAGGACACGGTCACGGGGCTCGGGCGCCTGTTCAATCCGGGGGGCCTGCCCATGGTGCACACCGACCACTTCTTCGCGCCCAACGTCACGCGGGTGGATTACATGTGGGGAGAGCGCAGCGGGTTCGCCATCAACTCGCAAATCACTCCCATCAGTCCCACCGACAGCCTGGTGTACACGGCCATCAGCTACCGGCTGCCGTATGACCTGCCGCGTGCGCTCGTGGGGCAGGCGCTCAAGCCGCTGGTTCGCTGGTACACCACGCAGGTCATCCGCCAGGACGTGGAGGTGATGAAGGTGCAGCGAGAGGGATTGCTCAACGGGCCCGGGGGCGGCGTCTTCTCCGGCACCGAGGCGGATCTGCTCCACGCGGACATCGAGGCGTATCGCCGCTGGCTGCTCGAGGGCGGGGAGGGCGCGGGCCCCGTGGACGAGGAGCGGGACATCGCCTTCTGGATTTGA